From one Synechocystis sp. PCC 6803 substr. PCC-P genomic stretch:
- a CDS encoding EfeU/Ftr1 family ferrous iron transporter subunit: MDFASGLPIFIVTLREALEASLVVGIVLACLARAQQMQLKGWVYRGISAGVVASVLVGCLLAGVLQGVERLPGPYTPILKALLAALLGAIAVGMLSWMLLWMTKQARSLRGEIQGQINQAVEKEGGGKAIAIVVFIAVVREGFEMVLFLAAQQNMANPAAIGAALAGIGTAVVMAFLIFRLGVKLNLKLFFQVMGTLLLIIVGGLVIGVLKNLDLAVSMMGLANLGLGYLCFVPGDSCLLGPLLWNLAPWLPDNQFPGIVLKTLAGYRDHLYLFQAIAYGIFLSVIGSLYFRGLAGKGDAPQAVAQKS, translated from the coding sequence ATGGATTTTGCCTCCGGTTTACCCATTTTCATTGTCACCCTGCGGGAAGCATTGGAAGCATCCCTCGTGGTGGGCATTGTGTTGGCTTGTCTTGCCCGGGCCCAGCAAATGCAACTCAAAGGCTGGGTTTATCGGGGCATTAGTGCCGGGGTGGTGGCCAGCGTTTTAGTGGGTTGCCTGCTGGCAGGGGTATTGCAGGGAGTTGAACGATTGCCGGGGCCCTACACCCCTATTTTAAAAGCCCTTTTGGCCGCTCTCTTGGGGGCGATCGCCGTGGGGATGCTGAGTTGGATGTTGCTCTGGATGACCAAACAAGCCCGTTCCCTGCGGGGGGAAATCCAGGGGCAAATTAACCAGGCGGTGGAAAAAGAAGGAGGGGGTAAAGCCATTGCCATTGTGGTTTTCATTGCTGTGGTGCGGGAAGGTTTTGAAATGGTCCTATTCCTAGCAGCCCAACAAAATATGGCCAATCCAGCGGCGATCGGGGCGGCGTTGGCGGGCATTGGTACAGCGGTAGTGATGGCCTTCTTAATTTTCCGCCTAGGGGTCAAACTGAACTTGAAACTTTTCTTCCAGGTGATGGGCACCCTGTTGCTGATTATTGTCGGAGGATTGGTGATTGGGGTGCTGAAAAATCTCGATCTGGCGGTCAGTATGATGGGCTTGGCCAATCTGGGCCTGGGTTATCTCTGTTTTGTCCCCGGTGATTCTTGCTTGCTGGGGCCCCTGTTGTGGAATTTAGCTCCCTGGTTACCAGATAATCAATTTCCCGGCATTGTGCTCAAAACCCTGGCGGGCTACCGGGATCACCTTTACCTATTCCAGGCGATCGCCTACGGCATTTTTTTAAGTGTCATTGGCAGTCTTTATTTCCGAGGTTTGGCCGGCAAAGGTGATGCTCCCCAGGCTGTGGCCCAAAAATCCTAG
- the sir gene encoding sulfite reductase, ferredoxin dependent: MVTTPTAAPRKPSKVEGIKERSNYLREPLATELLNDANYFTDDAVQILKFHGSYQQDNRDNRVKGQEKDYQFMLRTRNPGGLIPAQLYTALDDLSKTHGNQTLRVTTRQGLQIHGIVKKDLKMAIATVVNNLGSTLGACGDINRNVMAPAAPFRDKPEYGYAWDYANKVADLLSPQSGAYYEIWLDGEKVISGEEAPEVKAARQKDLNGTNLNDPKEPIYGQQFMPRKFKISVTVPGDNSIDVYTHDISLVVITDRHGELRGFNVLAGGGLGRTHNKEETFARAADPIGYVSKDDVYDLVKAIVATQRDYGDRHNRRHARMKYLLADWGVEKFRKQVETYMGKPFQSFKPLPAWRYQDYLGWHEQGDGKLFFGLSVENGRIKDEGDFQLKTALRKVVDQFQLPLRLTANHNILLYDINAQDKAAIEQIFQQHGVVTDPEAIDTLVRYSMACPALPTCGLAVTESERIMPSVNARLRDLLNSLDLPNESIVTRMTGCPNGCARPYMAEIGFVGSAPNSYQVWLGGSPNQERLAAAYTEKMPLEQLESLFEPLFVYFKQSRKGKESFGDFCHRVGFTALREFSHGYTAPAKGGKNRKNQRRVSLSDEMYAQLKARSERDNCPMNQIVQQALTAYLGK; the protein is encoded by the coding sequence ATGGTAACCACCCCCACCGCTGCCCCCCGTAAACCGTCCAAGGTAGAAGGCATCAAGGAAAGAAGCAATTATTTACGGGAACCCCTGGCCACCGAACTGTTGAATGATGCTAACTATTTTACGGACGATGCCGTCCAAATTCTGAAATTCCACGGTTCCTACCAACAGGACAATCGGGACAATCGGGTTAAGGGGCAAGAAAAGGATTATCAGTTTATGCTCCGCACCCGCAATCCGGGGGGATTGATTCCGGCCCAACTCTACACCGCCCTAGATGATCTGTCCAAAACCCACGGTAACCAAACTCTCCGGGTGACCACCAGACAAGGTTTGCAAATCCACGGCATTGTCAAAAAAGACCTGAAAATGGCGATCGCCACGGTGGTGAATAATTTGGGGTCCACGTTGGGAGCCTGTGGCGACATTAACCGTAACGTGATGGCTCCGGCGGCACCCTTCCGAGATAAACCGGAATATGGTTATGCCTGGGACTATGCCAATAAGGTGGCGGATCTACTCAGCCCCCAGAGCGGTGCCTATTACGAAATTTGGCTCGATGGGGAAAAGGTCATTAGTGGGGAGGAAGCCCCGGAAGTTAAAGCGGCCCGGCAAAAGGATCTCAATGGCACTAACCTGAATGACCCCAAGGAACCGATTTACGGCCAACAGTTCATGCCCCGGAAATTCAAAATTAGCGTCACCGTGCCGGGGGACAATTCCATTGACGTTTACACCCACGATATTAGTTTGGTGGTAATCACCGATCGCCATGGGGAGCTACGGGGTTTTAATGTATTGGCTGGCGGTGGTTTGGGACGTACCCACAATAAAGAGGAAACCTTTGCCCGGGCCGCTGACCCCATTGGTTATGTGAGCAAAGACGATGTCTATGATCTAGTCAAAGCCATTGTGGCCACCCAACGGGATTACGGCGATCGCCATAACCGTCGCCATGCCCGGATGAAATATTTGTTGGCGGACTGGGGGGTGGAAAAATTCCGCAAACAAGTGGAAACCTACATGGGTAAACCGTTCCAATCTTTCAAACCTCTGCCAGCCTGGCGTTACCAAGATTACCTCGGTTGGCACGAACAGGGGGATGGCAAGCTCTTTTTCGGTTTGTCGGTGGAAAATGGCCGCATCAAAGACGAGGGGGATTTTCAGCTTAAAACCGCCCTGCGCAAGGTAGTGGACCAATTCCAATTGCCCCTGCGCCTCACCGCCAACCACAATATCCTGCTCTACGACATCAATGCCCAGGATAAAGCGGCGATCGAGCAAATTTTCCAACAGCACGGCGTAGTCACCGACCCAGAGGCGATCGACACCCTAGTCCGTTACTCCATGGCTTGCCCCGCCCTGCCCACCTGTGGCCTAGCAGTCACCGAGTCGGAAAGAATTATGCCCAGTGTTAACGCCCGTCTGCGGGATTTGTTGAACAGTCTGGATTTACCCAATGAAAGTATCGTCACCCGCATGACCGGTTGCCCCAACGGTTGTGCCCGGCCCTACATGGCGGAAATTGGTTTTGTTGGTAGTGCCCCCAACAGTTACCAAGTGTGGCTGGGGGGAAGTCCGAACCAGGAACGTTTAGCGGCAGCCTATACGGAAAAAATGCCCCTGGAACAGCTAGAAAGCCTTTTTGAACCTTTATTTGTGTACTTCAAGCAGAGCCGTAAAGGTAAGGAAAGTTTTGGAGACTTTTGCCATCGAGTGGGCTTCACTGCCCTACGGGAATTTAGCCATGGTTACACAGCACCGGCCAAGGGCGGTAAAAACCGCAAAAACCAACGGCGGGTCAGCCTGTCCGATGAAATGTATGCCCAGCTTAAGGCCCGGTCTGAGCGGGATAATTGCCCCATGAATCAGATTGTGCAGCAAGCCCTCACCGCTTACCTGGGCAAATAA